In Anaerolineae bacterium, the sequence CCGGTTCAGCGCTGCCCGCGATGCAGCGCTACCGCCCCCAGGGCCAGGCGGCGCCAGGCCACTTCCTGGAACCCCGCCGCCCGCATCCTGCCTGCCAGTTCGGGTGCGGAGAGGAAAGCAGCCACCGAGCTAGGCAGGTAGGAGTAGGCTGCTGCGTCCCTACTGATGAGCCGCCCCACCAGAGGCACAAGCCGCCCGAAGTAAAGCCCGAAACCCTCCCGAAAGAGGGGCAATCGAGGCCAGGTGATCTCCAGGCAGACGACCCGCCCGCCCGGCTTGAGGACGCGGAGCATCTCGGCCAAGGCTGCGTCCAGGTCGGCCACATTGCGTAACAAGAAGCCGTTGACCAGCCCGTCGAAGGTGGCGTCGGCGAAGGGAAGCCTGGTGGCATCCCCGGCTACCAGGGACACCGGCGCCGAGGCCCGGGCCAGTTTGGCTCGACCAGCCTGCATCATGGGGAGAGAGAAGTCTGCCCCTACGCTCCGGCAGCCATGACCGGCGAGCAGGGGCAGGAAGTCTCCCGTACCAGTACCCAGATCCAGCACCACTTGGCCCGGCCGCGGGTCCAGCCAAGCCACGGCGGCCGCCCGCCAGGCCCGGTCCCTGCCCGCGGTCATCAGGCGGTTCATAAGATCGTAGCGGCCGGCGATGCTGGCGAACATGCGGCTGACGTAGGCAGCCTTGTCGCTCGGAGATGGCAGGCTCACTCCAGGAACAGATACGGGCACAGCCGCCGCTCCAGCCGGTCTATCCCCAGGTAGAGCCCCAGGCCCAGCACGCTCATGGCCACTACCCCGGCGTACATCTCGGCATAGGCCAGCCGCGTCCAGGTTTCCACGAAGATGTAGTAGCCCAGGCCGGCGCTGGTGGCGAAAGACTCGGCGAAGAACAGCACCGCCACCGCCGTGCCTACGCTCAAACGGAGCGCCGTCAGCACCGCAGGCAGCCCCGCCGGCAGATACACGAACCGTAACAGCGCCAGCCGGCCCGCCCCCAGGGACCGCACCGAGTAGAGCAGTTCGGGACGAAGGTTGGCCGCCTCGTCCCGAACCACCACCAGCACCTGGAAGAACAGGATGAGGGAGATGATGAACACCTTAGAGCCGTCCCCGATGCCCAGGAACAGCAAGATCAGGGGCAGGAACACGATCTTGGGAATGGGGTGCAGCACGTACACCACCGGCGACAGCAGACGATTCAGCCGGCGGCTCTGCCCCAGCACCAGCCCCGCGGGCGCGGCCAGCGCCACGGCGATGACGATGCTGGCCGCCACCCGTCCGGCGCTGGCCAGGAAATGCGCCCCCAGACCGCGGGGCGCCTCGCGCCAAAGCGCTGCTACCACCCTGAGAGGGGTAGGCAGGATGGAGGCATGCACCAGCATGGCGGCCACCTGCCAGAGGGCCAGCAGCGCCAGGGTGGCCGCCAG encodes:
- a CDS encoding ubiquinone/menaquinone biosynthesis methyltransferase; the protein is MFASIAGRYDLMNRLMTAGRDRAWRAAAVAWLDPRPGQVVLDLGTGTGDFLPLLAGHGCRSVGADFSLPMMQAGRAKLARASAPVSLVAGDATRLPFADATFDGLVNGFLLRNVADLDAALAEMLRVLKPGGRVVCLEITWPRLPLFREGFGLYFGRLVPLVGRLISRDAAAYSYLPSSVAAFLSAPELAGRMRAAGFQEVAWRRLALGAVALHRGQR
- a CDS encoding ABC transporter permease, with protein sequence MLVHASILPTPLRVVAALWREAPRGLGAHFLASAGRVAASIVIAVALAAPAGLVLGQSRRLNRLLSPVVYVLHPIPKIVFLPLILLFLGIGDGSKVFIISLILFFQVLVVVRDEAANLRPELLYSVRSLGAGRLALLRFVYLPAGLPAVLTALRLSVGTAVAVLFFAESFATSAGLGYYIFVETWTRLAYAEMYAGVVAMSVLGLGLYLGIDRLERRLCPYLFLE